The following coding sequences lie in one Kamptonema formosum PCC 6407 genomic window:
- a CDS encoding rubredoxin has translation MGDPATEVKTLDRHECRACGYVYEPRKGHAQSQIPPGTAFEDLPQTWRCPACGAPKSRFQNVGQTEGASGFKENRRYGLGVNTMSESQKSLLIFGGLAVGFLLLLSLYGLQ, from the coding sequence ATGGGCGATCCAGCCACCGAAGTCAAAACGCTAGATCGACACGAATGCCGCGCCTGCGGCTACGTTTACGAACCGAGAAAGGGTCACGCTCAAAGTCAGATTCCTCCGGGGACGGCCTTTGAAGATTTGCCCCAGACTTGGCGCTGTCCGGCTTGCGGTGCGCCGAAGTCCCGATTTCAAAATGTTGGCCAGACTGAAGGCGCTTCTGGATTCAAGGAAAATCGGCGCTACGGGCTGGGTGTCAATACTATGAGTGAATCCCAGAAAAGTTTGCTGATTTTTGGCGGCTTAGCCGTTGGTTTCTTGTTGTTGCTGAGTTTATATGGTTTGCAGTAA
- a CDS encoding photosynthesis system II assembly factor Ycf48 — MVCSKTIVRVWQRIVILLVAVLICAGCSTIPSVSYNPWKVVPLPTKANLQDVAFTGNPQHGWIVGSDTTLLETKDGGENWQAIALNLEDARSRFSSVSFSGSEGWIVGQPSVLLHTEDEGKSWTRIALSSQLPGSPSTIVALGPQSAEMTTDVGAIYQTADGGKTWKALVQEAFGVVRNINRSPDGQYVAVSSKGNFYSIWQPGQDAWTPYNRNSSRRLQNMGFGKDGRLWMLERGGQIQFSDPQNRDEWGEPFSPDRKASWGLLDLVYRTNDEIWLAGGGGNLLCSFDGGKTWQKDREVEDVPANFYKIVFMTPEKGFIIGATGTLLKYQGSAQPA; from the coding sequence ATGGTTTGCAGTAAGACGATTGTGAGAGTTTGGCAACGAATTGTAATCTTATTGGTTGCTGTGCTAATCTGTGCGGGTTGCAGCACTATTCCTTCTGTGAGTTACAACCCCTGGAAGGTAGTTCCTCTGCCGACTAAAGCTAATTTGCAGGATGTCGCCTTTACTGGCAATCCTCAGCATGGCTGGATTGTGGGTTCTGACACTACTTTACTGGAAACAAAAGACGGTGGGGAAAATTGGCAGGCGATCGCTCTAAATTTAGAAGATGCGAGATCCCGTTTTTCCTCAGTGAGTTTTTCCGGTTCGGAAGGGTGGATTGTCGGACAGCCTTCGGTTTTGCTGCACACTGAGGATGAAGGTAAATCTTGGACTCGCATTGCTCTAAGTAGCCAGCTTCCCGGTTCTCCCAGTACGATTGTAGCTTTAGGGCCCCAGTCTGCCGAGATGACCACTGATGTAGGCGCGATCTATCAGACTGCTGATGGCGGTAAGACTTGGAAAGCTTTAGTACAAGAAGCTTTTGGGGTAGTTCGCAATATCAACCGTTCTCCTGACGGGCAGTATGTGGCGGTTTCGTCAAAGGGTAATTTTTACTCCATTTGGCAACCGGGACAGGATGCTTGGACTCCCTACAACCGCAATAGTTCTCGCCGTCTCCAAAATATGGGGTTTGGCAAGGATGGGCGTTTGTGGATGCTGGAGAGAGGCGGCCAAATTCAATTTAGCGATCCTCAAAATCGGGATGAGTGGGGAGAACCTTTTAGTCCCGATCGCAAAGCGAGTTGGGGTTTGCTAGATTTGGTTTACCGCACGAACGATGAGATTTGGCTGGCTGGTGGCGGTGGCAATTTGCTTTGCAGTTTTGATGGCGGGAAAACTTGGCAAAAAGACCGCGAGGTTGAGGATGTGCCCGCTAATTTTTACAAAATTGTCTTTATGACTCCTGAGAAAGGGTTTATTATCGGTGCGACCGGAACTCTATTGAAATATCAGGGATCGGCGCAACCTGCTTGA
- the psbE gene encoding cytochrome b559 subunit alpha, translating to MAGGSTGERPFGDIVTSVRYWVIHSITIPALFIAGWLFVQTGLAYDVFGTPRPNEYFTQTRQEVPIVSDRFEAKKQVDQFIAK from the coding sequence ATGGCTGGTGGTTCAACTGGTGAGCGTCCGTTTGGGGACATTGTTACGAGCGTGCGTTATTGGGTGATTCATAGCATCACCATTCCAGCGCTGTTTATTGCTGGCTGGCTGTTTGTACAGACAGGCTTAGCTTATGATGTGTTCGGGACTCCCCGGCCGAATGAGTATTTTACTCAGACTCGCCAAGAAGTGCCGATCGTATCAGACCGTTTTGAAGCTAAGAAACAAGTCGATCAGTTCATTGCTAAGTAA
- the psbF gene encoding cytochrome b559 subunit beta, which yields MTSRVPNNEPVSYPIFTVRWLAVHTLGVPTIFFLGAIAAMQFIQR from the coding sequence ATGACTAGCAGAGTCCCTAATAACGAGCCAGTTTCTTATCCGATTTTTACGGTGCGCTGGTTGGCAGTTCACACCCTTGGCGTTCCAACAATTTTCTTTTTGGGCGCGATCGCAGCTATGCAGTTTATTCAACGATAG
- a CDS encoding photosystem II reaction center protein L has product MPERVPNPNPQPVELNRTSLYLGLLLIFTLGILFSSYFFN; this is encoded by the coding sequence ATGCCTGAAAGAGTTCCAAATCCCAATCCACAGCCTGTTGAGTTAAACCGGACTTCTCTGTACTTGGGTCTGTTGCTGATTTTCACATTGGGTATCCTGTTTTCTAGTTATTTCTTTAACTAA
- a CDS encoding photosystem II reaction center protein J, with protein sequence MLQSGRIPLWLVATVAGMGVLTILGIFFYGAYAGLGSSI encoded by the coding sequence GTGCTTCAATCTGGTCGAATTCCTTTGTGGCTTGTAGCAACTGTTGCTGGTATGGGCGTACTGACGATTTTGGGTATTTTCTTTTACGGAGCTTACGCTGGTTTGGGTTCTTCTATCTAA
- a CDS encoding Uma2 family endonuclease codes for MTTVTVKRFTLSEYHRLGELGFFGPNERVELIRGEIIQMPTKNTPHSVCNSLLVEELIILLGKRARVRGQEPIILPADSEPQPDVVIARNRADNYLSSHPEPVDILLVIEVSDSTLSYDQRKKLSIYAEDGISNYWIFNLVDNWLEVYSEPYREGQDKFGYRLKRIVLPNESVVIPGFPDLSLDLSEVFPVQNENDR; via the coding sequence ATGACTACTGTTACTGTAAAACGCTTTACTTTAAGCGAATATCACCGTCTCGGAGAATTGGGTTTTTTTGGGCCGAATGAGCGAGTTGAATTGATTCGTGGAGAGATTATTCAAATGCCGACTAAAAACACACCTCACTCTGTTTGTAACTCACTTCTGGTTGAGGAGTTAATTATATTGTTAGGAAAACGTGCCCGTGTGCGGGGACAGGAACCGATTATTTTACCTGCTGACAGTGAACCTCAGCCGGATGTAGTTATTGCTCGCAATCGTGCTGATAATTATTTGTCTTCTCACCCGGAACCTGTTGATATTTTATTGGTGATTGAGGTTTCTGATTCGACTTTAAGTTATGACCAAAGAAAGAAGTTATCTATCTATGCTGAGGATGGAATTTCTAATTACTGGATTTTCAATTTAGTAGATAATTGGTTAGAAGTTTATAGCGAGCCTTATCGGGAAGGTCAAGATAAATTTGGTTATCGTTTGAAGCGAATTGTTTTGCCTAATGAGTCGGTAGTGATTCCTGGTTTCCCTGATTTGTCTCTGGATTTATCAGAGGTGTTTCCGGTGCAGAATGAAAATGATAGGTAA
- a CDS encoding DUF29 domain-containing protein, with the protein MQTSQTEQEMESVALSLYDADFYAWTQEQAEFLRDGKWSQLDLVNLIEEIESLGKQQRSELRNRLSILIGHLLKWEYQSNRRSRSWLNTIRLQRMDLLELLAENPSLKPYLQEGIQAAYKKGLLLAVGETNLPVKTFPSECLYSLEEILSDGFYPGELAADDLME; encoded by the coding sequence ATGCAAACATCACAAACTGAACAGGAAATGGAAAGTGTGGCGCTAAGTCTTTATGATGCTGATTTTTATGCTTGGACTCAGGAACAAGCAGAATTTTTACGGGATGGTAAATGGAGTCAGTTAGATTTAGTTAATTTAATTGAGGAGATTGAATCTTTGGGAAAACAGCAACGTTCTGAATTGCGAAATCGTTTGAGTATTTTGATTGGACATTTATTGAAATGGGAATATCAATCTAATCGCCGGAGTCGCAGTTGGTTAAATACAATACGCTTACAGCGTATGGATTTGTTGGAGTTACTGGCAGAAAATCCGAGTCTTAAACCATACTTACAAGAGGGTATTCAAGCAGCTTATAAAAAGGGTTTGCTGCTGGCTGTAGGAGAAACGAATTTGCCGGTTAAAACTTTTCCGTCAGAGTGTCTTTATTCACTGGAGGAGATTTTGAGCGATGGCTTTTATCCGGGTGAATTGGCTGCCGATGATTTGATGGAATAG
- a CDS encoding SemiSWEET transporter, producing MDLITILGLTAATLTTSAFLPQVIKTWQTKSAKDVSVTMLITFCIGIFLWLIYGVFRQDLAIILANAVTLILNLAILWLKIRYE from the coding sequence ATGGATTTAATCACAATATTAGGACTAACAGCCGCTACATTGACAACCAGTGCATTTCTACCTCAAGTGATTAAAACCTGGCAAACAAAATCCGCAAAAGATGTCTCTGTTACCATGCTAATTACTTTCTGTATCGGGATTTTCCTATGGTTAATATACGGGGTTTTCCGTCAAGATTTAGCCATTATTCTTGCCAATGCAGTTACATTAATTCTTAATTTAGCGATTTTATGGCTTAAAATTAGATATGAATGA
- a CDS encoding B12-binding domain-containing radical SAM protein encodes MTPDLFSSERLLFTPATPNADAIPTIFAFPNEYTVGITSLGYQVVWATLATRSDIEVSRLFTDTHEQLPRQPELVGFSLSWELDYVNILNLLEFLEVPIWASKRTDNHPIIFGGGPVFTANPEPFADFFDVILLGDGENLLANFINAYKEVRTANRKTKLRHLAQIPGIYVPSLYEVTYHEPAGGIKSILPVDTTIPAQVEKQTYRGNVLSASTVVTEKAAWENIYMVEVVRSCPEMCRFCLASYLTLPFRTASFEESLIPAIERGLTVTNRLGLLGASVTQHPEFEGLLDYLSQPKYDEVRLSISSVRTNTVTVQLAETLAKRDTRSITIAVESGSERVRKIVNKKLSNDEIIQASINAKAGGLKGIKLYGMVGIPGEKSEDLNETVAMMRDIKKSAPGLRLTLGCSTFVPKSHTPFQWFGVNKEAEKRLKSLDKDLGKLGLEFRPESYNWSVIQALLSRGDRRLSKLLELVRHYGDSLGSYRRAFKELRGQLPEIDFYVHAEWKLDLVLPWSHLKGPLPVETLKKHLGEAKSHFYGEVTELRV; translated from the coding sequence GTGACTCCTGACCTATTTTCCTCTGAACGCCTCCTGTTTACGCCAGCAACCCCTAACGCTGATGCCATCCCCACAATTTTTGCTTTTCCCAACGAGTATACTGTTGGCATTACTAGCCTTGGCTATCAGGTGGTGTGGGCAACTTTAGCAACCCGGAGTGATATCGAAGTCAGCCGCTTATTTACTGATACCCACGAACAATTACCGAGACAGCCAGAATTAGTGGGTTTTTCCTTATCTTGGGAACTCGATTATGTTAATATTCTCAATTTATTGGAATTTTTAGAAGTACCTATTTGGGCATCAAAACGCACAGATAATCATCCGATTATATTTGGCGGCGGTCCAGTTTTTACTGCTAATCCTGAACCTTTTGCTGATTTTTTTGATGTAATCTTACTAGGTGATGGCGAAAATCTACTTGCTAATTTCATTAATGCTTACAAAGAAGTTAGGACAGCAAATAGAAAAACTAAACTCCGCCATTTAGCACAAATACCAGGTATTTATGTTCCTAGTTTATATGAAGTAACTTATCACGAGCCGGCTGGTGGCATCAAGTCTATTTTGCCAGTAGATACAACCATCCCTGCACAAGTTGAAAAACAAACTTATCGCGGAAATGTTTTATCTGCTTCAACTGTAGTCACAGAAAAAGCAGCTTGGGAAAATATTTACATGGTGGAAGTGGTTCGCAGTTGTCCAGAAATGTGTCGTTTCTGTTTAGCAAGTTATCTAACATTACCATTTAGAACTGCAAGTTTTGAAGAGTCCTTAATTCCAGCCATTGAACGCGGTTTAACAGTGACAAATCGCTTAGGTTTGCTAGGTGCTTCTGTGACTCAACACCCAGAATTTGAGGGATTATTAGATTATTTAAGTCAACCTAAATATGATGAAGTGCGCTTGAGTATTTCATCAGTGAGGACGAATACTGTAACAGTACAATTAGCGGAAACTCTAGCTAAAAGAGATACTCGTTCTATTACAATTGCAGTGGAAAGTGGTAGCGAACGAGTTCGCAAAATTGTCAACAAAAAACTAAGTAATGATGAGATTATTCAGGCTTCCATCAATGCTAAAGCTGGGGGATTAAAGGGAATTAAACTTTATGGAATGGTGGGAATTCCTGGTGAAAAATCAGAAGATTTAAACGAAACTGTGGCAATGATGCGCGATATTAAAAAATCAGCGCCCGGTTTACGTTTAACTCTTGGATGCAGCACTTTTGTCCCGAAATCTCACACCCCTTTTCAATGGTTTGGAGTAAATAAAGAGGCAGAAAAAAGATTAAAGTCGTTAGATAAAGATTTAGGAAAATTAGGTTTAGAATTTCGACCTGAAAGTTATAATTGGTCTGTAATTCAGGCCTTGCTATCGCGGGGAGATAGAAGGCTGTCGAAGTTATTAGAATTGGTGCGGCATTATGGGGATTCTTTGGGTAGTTATCGCCGTGCTTTTAAGGAGTTACGGGGACAGTTACCTGAGATTGATTTCTATGTTCATGCTGAGTGGAAATTGGATTTAGTTTTGCCTTGGAGTCACTTAAAAGGGCCGCTACCTGTTGAGACTTTGAAAAAACATTTAGGGGAGGCAAAAAGTCATTTTTATGGCGAAGTTACGGAATTAAGAGTTTAA
- a CDS encoding type II toxin-antitoxin system RelE/ParE family toxin, which yields MEVQPREIERYTTSEGRVPYDEWFNSLRDINTQAKIISRLNRIADGNLGDSRSVGEGVCELKINYGSGYRIYFGQIGSTTVLLLCGGDKSTQDKDIRRAKEYWINYRS from the coding sequence ATGGAAGTACAACCCAGGGAAATTGAACGTTACACTACCTCAGAGGGAAGAGTCCCTTACGATGAGTGGTTTAATTCACTCCGAGATATCAATACTCAAGCCAAGATTATCTCTAGGCTTAACCGCATAGCTGATGGTAATTTAGGGGATTCTCGCTCAGTGGGAGAAGGTGTGTGCGAACTAAAAATTAATTATGGGTCTGGCTACCGGATCTATTTTGGACAGATAGGTTCAACTACTGTGCTTCTACTGTGTGGAGGCGATAAAAGCACTCAAGACAAAGATATCCGCCGAGCTAAAGAATACTGGATAAATTATAGGAGTTAA
- a CDS encoding helix-turn-helix domain-containing transcriptional regulator, with translation MPKSLPYHPFLIESLRKKPELAAAYITATLEEEKPEPELLKRAINDVFEALGEKTITPEQAKIHLDKLDEILSQQGSDVIYNLGTWLKAIGLKLTVTVCEAEESIKTSEIQSELSVSQNS, from the coding sequence ATGCCTAAAAGCCTACCTTATCATCCATTTCTGATTGAATCTCTCAGAAAAAAGCCGGAACTAGCGGCAGCCTATATAACCGCAACATTAGAGGAAGAAAAGCCGGAACCTGAACTACTCAAACGAGCCATAAATGATGTATTTGAAGCTCTTGGGGAAAAAACTATAACTCCAGAGCAAGCTAAAATACACTTAGACAAACTAGATGAAATTCTTTCACAACAGGGTAGCGATGTAATTTATAATCTAGGTACTTGGTTAAAGGCTATAGGATTAAAGCTCACTGTTACTGTTTGCGAAGCAGAAGAAAGCATAAAGACTTCTGAAATTCAATCTGAGTTAAGCGTTTCGCAAAATTCTTAA
- a CDS encoding UDP-glucose dehydrogenase family protein, whose product MRVCVIGTGYVGLVTGTCLAHIGHHVICVDNNEEKVKLMKSGQSPIFEPGLSEIMQSASQSGNLEFTSDLAAGVAHGDILFIAVGTPPLPTGESDTRYVEAVARGIGAHLDGEYKVIVNKSTVPIGSGDWVRMIVLDGLAERQKAKVGDGEVSNEEVAAKSGVQFDVVSNPEFLREGSAVYDTFNPDRIVLGSNSKRGIDMMMELYTPIIERKHSEDPSLPQVPVVVTDISSAEMIKYAANAFLATKISFINEVANICDRVGADVVQIAKGIGLDSRIGGKFLQAGIGWGGSCFPKDVSALVHTADDYGYDAHLLKAAVEVNERQRTIAIEKLQQVLKILKGKTVGLLGLTFKPDTDDLRDAPALNLIENLNRLGAKVKAYDPIVSQTGMRHGLSGVMVETDPERLADGCDALVLVTDWQQFRNLDYAKMAKLMNHPVMIDGRNFLDRKSLEAVGFHYVGIGH is encoded by the coding sequence ATGCGTGTTTGTGTCATTGGTACTGGATACGTTGGCTTAGTTACAGGAACCTGCTTGGCTCACATCGGTCATCACGTCATCTGTGTAGACAACAACGAAGAAAAAGTGAAGTTAATGAAATCTGGACAGTCACCAATTTTTGAGCCAGGACTTTCGGAGATCATGCAGTCAGCTTCTCAATCTGGAAATCTAGAATTTACTTCGGATTTAGCCGCAGGGGTGGCTCACGGTGACATTTTATTTATTGCAGTGGGAACGCCTCCTTTGCCGACTGGCGAAAGCGATACTCGCTACGTGGAAGCCGTCGCTCGTGGAATTGGTGCTCACTTGGATGGGGAGTACAAAGTAATAGTAAATAAATCCACAGTACCAATTGGTTCTGGCGACTGGGTGCGGATGATTGTACTTGATGGACTCGCAGAACGCCAAAAAGCTAAGGTAGGAGATGGCGAGGTTAGTAATGAAGAAGTTGCAGCCAAAAGTGGTGTTCAATTTGATGTAGTTAGCAACCCCGAATTTTTGCGGGAAGGCTCCGCTGTTTACGATACTTTTAACCCAGATCGGATTGTTTTGGGAAGCAATAGCAAGCGTGGCATTGATATGATGATGGAACTGTACACGCCAATTATTGAGCGCAAGCACAGCGAAGATCCATCGTTGCCACAGGTACCTGTAGTAGTGACAGATATCAGTTCCGCTGAGATGATTAAGTATGCCGCTAATGCTTTCTTGGCTACTAAGATTAGCTTTATTAATGAAGTCGCAAATATTTGCGATCGCGTCGGCGCAGATGTAGTACAAATAGCCAAAGGTATCGGTTTAGATTCCCGGATTGGTGGCAAGTTTTTACAAGCAGGAATTGGCTGGGGGGGTTCCTGTTTCCCGAAAGATGTTTCCGCTTTAGTTCATACCGCTGATGATTACGGCTATGACGCACACTTGCTGAAAGCAGCAGTCGAAGTTAATGAGCGCCAGCGCACAATCGCCATTGAAAAATTGCAGCAAGTGCTAAAAATTCTCAAAGGTAAAACAGTAGGATTGCTTGGCTTAACTTTCAAGCCGGATACTGACGACTTGCGCGATGCACCAGCATTGAATTTAATCGAAAATCTCAATCGATTGGGAGCGAAAGTTAAAGCTTATGACCCGATTGTTTCACAAACGGGAATGCGTCATGGTTTGTCTGGAGTAATGGTAGAAACAGATCCCGAACGCTTAGCAGATGGTTGTGATGCTTTGGTTTTAGTCACTGACTGGCAACAGTTTCGCAACTTAGACTATGCAAAAATGGCGAAGTTGATGAACCATCCAGTGATGATTGATGGTCGCAATTTCTTAGATAGAAAGAGTCTGGAAGCTGTTGGTTTTCACTATGTGGGGATTGGTCACTAG
- a CDS encoding UDP-glucuronic acid decarboxylase family protein produces MRILVTGGAGFIGSHLIDRLMAQGNEVICLDNFYTGTKRNILKWMDNPYFELIRHDITEPIRLEADQIYHLACPASPVHYQYNPVKTIKTNVMGTMNMLGLAKRVKARILLASTSEVYGDPSVHPQTEDYWGNVNCIGIRSCYDEGKRVAETLAFDYHRQNGVDIRVVRIFNTYGTRMLENDGRVVSNFIVQALRGIPLTVYGDGSQTRSFCYVSDLVEGIMGLMNGDNIGPMNLGNPGEYTILQLAQKIQEMVNPGTEIIYKPLPQDDPKQRQPDITRAKTWLGWEPKVPLDEGLKLTIDDFRDRLLGNG; encoded by the coding sequence ATGAGAATATTAGTCACAGGTGGAGCAGGTTTTATCGGTTCCCATCTCATCGATCGCTTAATGGCCCAGGGAAATGAGGTAATTTGCCTGGATAATTTTTACACCGGGACTAAGCGCAACATCCTCAAATGGATGGACAATCCTTATTTTGAACTGATCCGGCACGACATTACAGAACCAATTCGCTTAGAAGCCGATCAAATCTATCATTTAGCTTGCCCAGCTTCGCCAGTTCACTATCAGTATAATCCCGTCAAAACCATTAAAACTAATGTGATGGGGACAATGAATATGCTGGGTTTAGCAAAGCGGGTGAAAGCCAGAATTTTGTTAGCATCCACTTCCGAAGTTTACGGCGATCCTAGCGTACATCCCCAAACAGAGGATTATTGGGGAAATGTCAATTGTATTGGAATTCGATCCTGTTATGACGAAGGCAAGCGAGTAGCTGAAACTTTGGCCTTTGATTATCACCGCCAAAATGGTGTAGACATTCGGGTAGTGCGAATTTTTAACACTTATGGCACTAGGATGTTAGAAAATGATGGTCGAGTGGTAAGTAATTTTATCGTCCAAGCTTTGCGAGGAATCCCCCTAACTGTTTACGGAGATGGTTCTCAAACGCGAAGTTTTTGTTATGTTTCTGACTTGGTAGAAGGAATAATGGGCTTGATGAATGGTGATAACATTGGGCCTATGAATTTAGGAAATCCGGGTGAATATACGATCTTACAATTGGCTCAGAAAATTCAGGAGATGGTGAATCCAGGTACGGAAATTATCTATAAGCCTTTACCGCAAGATGATCCAAAACAGCGACAGCCGGACATTACCCGTGCTAAAACTTGGTTAGGGTGGGAACCGAAAGTTCCACTAGATGAAGGTTTGAAGTTGACTATTGATGATTTTCGCGATCGCCTTCTGGGAAATGGTTAG
- the lepA gene encoding translation elongation factor 4: MTSVPVSRIRNFSIIAHIDHGKSTLADRLLQATGTVGDREMKEQFLDSMDLERERGITIKLQAARMNYTAKDGQQYVLNLIDTPGHVDFSYEVSRSLAACEGALLVVDASQGVEAQTLANVYLALENNLEIIPVLNKIDLPGAEPDRVKSEIEEIIGLDCSGAIPASAKEGIGIDEILESIVSLVPPPQDTVSKPLRALIFDSYYDSYRGVIVYFRVMDGTVKKGDRIHLMASEKEYEIDELGILSPTQVQVDELHAGEVGYIAAAIKAVADARVGDTITLAKNKASEPWPGYTEAKPMVFCGLFPIDADQFPDLREALEKLKLNDAALAYEPETSSAMGFGFRCGFLGLLHMEIVQERLEREYNLNLIVTAPSVVYQVTTIKGEVVMIDNPSHLPDPQLRQKIEEPYVQVEMIAPEGYVGALMELSQNRRGVFKDMKYLAKGRTTLTYDLPLAEVVTDFFDQMKSRSRGYASMEYHIIGYRENPLVKLDILINAEPVDALAMIVHRDKAYNVGRGMTEKLKELIPRHQFKVPIQASIGSKVIASEHIPALRKDVLAKCYGGDISRKKKLLQKQAKGKKRMKSVGTVDVPQEAFMAVLRLDQP; encoded by the coding sequence ATGACTAGCGTCCCTGTTTCTCGCATTCGCAACTTTTCAATCATCGCTCACATCGACCACGGGAAGTCTACTTTGGCCGATCGCCTGTTGCAGGCGACTGGGACGGTGGGCGATCGGGAGATGAAAGAGCAATTTTTAGACTCGATGGATCTCGAACGGGAGCGCGGCATTACGATTAAGCTGCAAGCGGCTCGGATGAATTACACTGCTAAGGATGGTCAGCAGTACGTGCTGAATTTAATTGATACTCCCGGGCACGTAGATTTTTCCTACGAGGTGTCGCGAAGTCTCGCCGCCTGCGAAGGTGCTCTATTGGTGGTAGATGCTTCTCAAGGTGTGGAAGCACAAACTTTGGCAAATGTCTATCTGGCTCTGGAAAATAATTTAGAAATTATCCCGGTTTTGAATAAAATTGACCTGCCAGGGGCGGAACCAGACCGGGTAAAAAGCGAAATTGAAGAAATTATTGGCTTAGACTGTTCTGGGGCGATTCCAGCTTCGGCGAAAGAGGGGATTGGCATTGACGAGATTTTGGAGTCCATTGTCAGCCTGGTACCGCCGCCGCAGGATACTGTATCCAAACCTTTACGAGCCCTGATTTTTGACAGTTATTACGACAGCTATCGTGGGGTGATTGTCTATTTTCGGGTGATGGATGGGACGGTGAAAAAGGGCGATCGCATTCATCTGATGGCCTCTGAGAAGGAATACGAAATCGACGAGTTAGGCATCCTTTCCCCCACCCAAGTGCAGGTAGACGAACTCCACGCTGGCGAAGTGGGGTATATCGCTGCTGCAATCAAAGCTGTGGCTGATGCCCGCGTGGGCGATACAATTACGCTGGCAAAAAATAAGGCCTCGGAACCTTGGCCTGGTTACACTGAGGCCAAGCCGATGGTATTTTGCGGCTTATTTCCCATCGATGCCGATCAATTTCCCGACTTGCGGGAAGCTTTGGAAAAGCTGAAACTCAACGATGCAGCCTTGGCTTACGAACCAGAAACATCAAGTGCAATGGGTTTTGGCTTCCGCTGCGGCTTTTTGGGCTTGCTGCACATGGAAATCGTGCAGGAACGGCTGGAGCGGGAATATAATCTGAATTTGATCGTTACGGCTCCTTCTGTGGTCTATCAAGTGACGACGATTAAAGGGGAAGTCGTGATGATCGATAACCCCAGCCACTTGCCCGACCCTCAGTTACGCCAGAAAATAGAGGAACCCTACGTTCAGGTGGAAATGATCGCGCCAGAGGGTTATGTAGGGGCGCTAATGGAGTTAAGCCAGAACCGCCGAGGCGTGTTTAAGGACATGAAATATCTCGCTAAAGGGCGGACAACTTTAACTTACGATTTGCCTTTAGCGGAGGTAGTAACAGACTTTTTTGACCAGATGAAGTCGCGATCGCGCGGCTATGCCAGCATGGAATATCACATCATCGGCTACCGCGAAAATCCTCTGGTAAAACTGGACATTCTAATTAACGCCGAGCCCGTTGATGCCTTAGCAATGATCGTTCACCGAGACAAAGCTTACAATGTAGGCCGAGGAATGACAGAAAAACTCAAGGAATTAATTCCCCGTCACCAGTTTAAGGTTCCCATTCAAGCTTCCATTGGCAGTAAAGTCATTGCCAGCGAACACATTCCCGCCTTGCGTAAAGATGTTCTCGCCAAATGTTACGGCGGTGATATCTCCCGTAAGAAAAAACTCTTACAGAAACAGGCGAAAGGTAAAAAGCGCATGAAATCTGTCGGGACAGTGGATGTCCCCCAAGAGGCTTTCATGGCAGTGTTACGGCTGGATCAGCCATAA
- a CDS encoding type II toxin-antitoxin system CcdA family antitoxin, whose protein sequence is MNEQTIPPHSSADKVEVSVHLDSELLDQIKHLTNDPSKVIETAIRQWLRGERREDELALSLRRNPPIPPRGEWND, encoded by the coding sequence ATGAACGAGCAAACCATCCCCCCCCACAGTTCAGCCGACAAGGTGGAAGTGTCTGTCCACTTAGATTCTGAACTATTAGATCAAATTAAGCACCTCACAAATGACCCCAGCAAGGTGATAGAGACTGCGATTCGCCAGTGGCTTAGAGGCGAACGCCGCGAAGATGAGTTAGCCTTGAGTCTTCGGCGCAACCCCCCCATCCCCCCGCGCGGCGAATGGAACGATTGA